The nucleotide sequence TTTATCCTTTGTTTTTGAAAGAGTCCGCATCCATATTTAAACTGATTATATAATGACGATTATTTTTGTTGGAACTATATAATGTGTAATTTCGACGAAGCTTTATTAGCTACCAGTGTAAAACATACTGGCCTTCAGTTTAATCTCTTAAATACTAAACGAGCATAATTTTACAGGTTGACGCGTATTTAGAGGGAGTAGCTTCGCAGCATCCCAATATTGCGAAACTAGTGACTGCTGGAAAAAGTTTTGAAGGTCGTGACATCAAATACTTGAAGGTAAGTAATTGAACTATTAATGACAAACAGCCAAAAACTTGCGACAAGAGACTTTGCgtcacaaagaaaaaattattAGCCTGAAAGCTAAAACTTTAACACAGTTGAATAACTCccaaatttatttttctttgtctgCAATTATTCCCGCCATATTCAGATCTCGACAACCAACTTCGAGGACGCCAGCAAACCAGTATACATTCTGACGACGATGATCCACGCGCGCGAGTGGGTGACCACGCCCGTGGCGCTGTACTCCATCTACCGGCTGGTGGAGAATCTGCGCAGCCAGGACCAAGACCTGCTGCGAGACATCGACTGGATCATCATGCCGCTCGTCAACCCTGACGGATATGAGTACACTCATACGCATGTGAGTATACATTGTTGACTAGAATTGACTGAAGAAGGAGTTCTTCAATTCTGTAGTTAGGACATATTAAGCTAAGGGAGATTTTAAAGCATTAATACTTACATAGACTGATTCGCATAAAGTCTGAGGATCTAGGCACGACAGTATAGTAATCCAACATTTGAATATTTCGTAAGTCAACATGTAGCCGTTCTCATTGAGTTTGCTTGAAAGATCAAAGAAAACTAAAAAGAACAAATGTGGTAGCCCAAGATGGCAAACATTACATAACATTTCCTTTCTCCAGGAACGACTCTGGCGTAAAACAAGAACAAAGAACGTCACCAACCACGAGACCTGCGTCGGAGTCGACGGCAACAGGAACTTCGACATGAACTTCGCTTCCTTAGGGGTCAGCAACGACCCCTGCCACCTGACCTATCCCGGCCCCTTCCCCTTCTCCGAGGCAGAGACCCGCTACATTCGGGACATCTTCCACGAGTACCTCGGCAGGATCCAGTTGTTCATGGACGTTCATAGCTTTGGGAACTACGTGACCTTCGGTTATGGAGACGAGACTCTGCCTCAGAATGCTCCTCAAGTGCTGCAGGTGGCTGCGGCCATGGGTGCTGTGATTGACACGAGGAAGCTGCCTGAAGCTGACTTCTATCTCATCGGGAATAGTGCTACTCTGATGTATGTGACTTCGGGATGTGCACAGGATTATGGAACGGTATGTCAATTATATCCTCATATTAAACAACAATGTTTTGTAATGTATAATGGAGTCTGGATTAAAGTCGCTCAAGATGCGGTTGAACATGCAGGAATAACCTAATCAAGGGAATGATGTCATGAAATGGGCTAGTGATATAATTGTTTTTCTCGaagagtatttaattaattatttaccgGTTAAATGTACTTTCTGTGATAAGTATCTAGCATATTTATGTTTGTAAGATATTAATCTTTATATCTGTCTCAGACAATTTTAATCCGCAGTTAAtgataaaattatcataaacaTATTCCAACTGTTCATATTATCGTTTAGCTCAtcgacaataatatttttttaacttcttgAATCATTAGATCGATGCTAGTCGAAAGCAAGTTTCAATAATCATGAAACTTTAGATGCCTCGCATCTATACATATTGTAAAGATTTAAAGTATCTTATTAATTCATATTGTAAGCTGTCCAAGAACACCATTGGCTAGGAAAGAGTGGAACAAACTCCCTTACAACAGCAACACAACACAATTCAATAAACCTTTTCAAAAAACGTATCCACCTAGCTACCTACTAAAGCATAACATGTTCTTGCAGTCCATAGGCATTCCGTTCTCCTACACGCTGGAACTGCCATCCTACGGGTACGACTTCAGGGTGCCTCCGCAGTACGTGGATCAGATCAACGAGGAGACCTGGCATGGCATTGCCATCAGTGCGCGTCTCGCCAGGGTCTACTATACCGCCAGGAGGAACGCACAGAATAACTCTTAAGATTTATGTAgtagtgaatttatttttctgaattatatttcgctttttttgtatatttactgatcgattttgttttacttttcttCTCATCCATTAACACATTGTTGGAGTCAGTTTTCAGTCTTACTGCAGCCAACTACTAGTATTTTTATGGAGTGCTTGcatatctgatctcctcaacacagttaccaaGCAATACGATACGTTTTGATGAGACACATACCGACATGTCCctattttaaaaaatttacaaatattttttggtctTTGCTTCGGCACTAGCTGTTGTgtataatattgaaatgtttagTAAATAGAGTGCCTGTAAAATGATCAGGGGGCGTATTGTTATCTGGATTCCAATGCAAAATAAGGAGAGCAATATGAATCGTATCTGTTGGcagtatttatttacagttcTATAAATACaatgtacttaataaaataatagtgtcACCTACTTCATGAATATTTCCGTTAATAGAGAGTGTTATTGAATAGCAAATCCATCAATCATATAGACAATAATTTAAGGGGCCTCTATCAATCAATAGTGCCTCACTAGTTGACACTTTATATCGTCACGGACTGAAACAGGATTTCAGCAATGAACCACTTCTTTGAAGAACTGAAGTTGGAACTATAAAAGTAAACCAAAGGAAAATCTCGGTCTAccatctttttaaataaaaaaaacattcgatgTACAGTATATTgatttgtacctacttatacttTACTCGTTATATGCGTAGGTGCCTCTTTACCCGTTATATGCGTAGGTGCCTACTGCAAAATCATTTACAAAATTCCTGAAgtcgaaataattaaaaaaaaaataggaaataaTAATTGTGAAGTCATATGTCGTTATCACTTCATAACCAGTCttgtaaataagttatttgGCTTATTATCTAACGGTGATTTACCTATACCGTGATTGTTCGCAACGTCCAACaggaaaaagataaaataaaagaccGATTATCGTGATTGATTGCGTGGTATTAATAGTTAGGAATACTATCTTAATCTAAGTACAtagatatttaataataaaagcgCTAGTGATCAAAATTCAACAGGCGTTGGTATTAACAACCCAATACTAGATTTTAAACTCAACAAAACTtccaaaatattactttttgtttCTCATTTtcgtaacaaaaataataataacaccaattttcttcatttttgcTTTCTTTCTCTCCAAAGAGATGGTCTGTAATAGAAAAAGTTTTATACAAACTTTTCCTTATTATCTGCCTGACtagatatttttcataaaatctatagtccttgtattatttgttaagAGGAccataataaagtaattttaattgacAAAACAACGGAAGGACTAAAATAACTGTAGCACAGATAAAAAACAGCAAGGTGAGCGCGTGCGCATGGTACTTGTTACCGAATGACGTATGCGTGCGACGTTGCCGCTCCGTGCTTGACAGTCACACGCCGTGTTCCTACTGACGACACAGAGACGCACTGTGTCATCACTCATAGctacataaaactattttattactatgtaaCCTAATAGAATGTTTAATGaaacactataaaataaatcattgtaaTAGTTTATCGAGAGGGTTTTGCTTATCTTTAAAAATGCAAGGCACGTAGAGAGGAATAGAACAATCGCATGCTACATCTCTTTCTAAGACATAGTTTGTCGTATTTGCTTTCTCTGTTGCACGGAGTGGAATGTGGCAACAAGTCTATAGTTTCGTGTACGTAAGTCTGTGGTCCACCTGGCCAGTGTGACACAGTTCAATCAGTGTATGTTTAGTGATAGCACCGTCGCGTGCGCACCAactgtttacattttttatcgAGTTTTGTTGTATTTTGACAAGTACTAGCTCAAAATGTTTATGTCTTACGAAGTGTTCGCGACTTTTGGGATATCGGCTGTAAGTATAATGttgttatttctttgtttttgatTCTTTGTCTATAATTATGTCATTCGTGAGGATGTTGTAGGCTGTGCATAATAATGAGTTTCGATTTGACGTCTCTATCACGTTGTCTTTTCATTCAAGAGCTAGTTTTTATGAATGGAACATTTTGCTACTTTCATTTTTGGCTTGTAAGTTATAAAGAGAggcttttagttttaattttattacgttTCACTTTTCTGTTAAGTGTTTTGAAGTACATTTCATTAACAATGACAGCTACAGTCACGTGCAATAATATGTATTCACTAGTAATTTCCTTGTGAAACTTTGCGTTATACTTTGAGATGAGACCTATTTTATAACATTGTGGCTTCCTAAATCTTTTCCTGGAAGTATTTGAATGTTAATCTATACAACAGGGAAAAAAACAGTATTGAATATTCTATGTGTACATATTTTTGCTCTTAACTGTACTCAAATATGGCCTcaacgaaataaaattaattcttgCTTAATAAATGACATTCATCAAATTATTCCAGAGGTACAGACTGGGTTTTTAGtgcttatatttaaataatctaCTTAGTAATACATACGTGCCTTGGATATAAATTAGAGGCTAACATGTAAATCCAATAATGCTTATTCTATTTCTGTatataatacattattattaatatgtGTTCGTCAGTAAGTTAATTTCAATATACAgagcatattattattaacttgctGTTTCTTCTCGCAACGAACTGGATAGCTAGATTATATATAACATGGTacctattttgtatttttagtatttttgacCTAAATCAATTACCAACATCTTGGAGCTCGCTGAAAGAAACGTAAATGACATTAGAGTTACATAAAGCTGCTCAGAGATTAGTCTACAGCTCTTGCAATTCTGGAAAAACTTTGCCAACTGTATCTTAGGTTTACAAACAAGCAATCCACGAAAAGAACACGATAGAGTGAGAATAACTTCCAACTAAGAGTAGGATAAATTGCGTTTGTGTTTCGTAGCTAATCGGTTACGACAACATCTTTCAGATCCTGTCCTTCACGCTATCAGTAATCCTCCTACTGATAGTGGCAGCCAAGAGGGGGTTACTCCGAGTGGGTGCCAGTAGCAAGCCAGCCAAGTTCAACCCTCTACTGCTGCCTAACACTACGCTCACACCAAAGATCGTTGAAATGACGCCTTTGAAAGACCCCGCGTATTAAATGACTTACAGGCCTCGTCAAGTATCTTTACTACTCTGAAGTTGGCTATAAGTTGCTTTAACAGTGTCCAATTGTCGAATAACTCTGAAGGTAGCTATTAAATGCTTCctgatagtgttttgtttgttaatgttGACAGTTGTGTCTAATAGCCAACTTCAGAGCAGTGCTGTATAGACAGAAGGTAAACCTATAcgaatctgtcaaatgttaccaatcgaacatcaaccttccactattgtgataaggttgaaaatctactGAAGGCATTTGACAGATTAAGGTAGGTTGACGTGCTGTATGTACATAATTTGTGCCCTTATTACGTAAACGATAGATATCCAATTGTTATGATTTAGAAAGAAATGTTGAAAGTCACAACTGCGCAATAGAGATAACATTGAATTGTGGTAATAAGTATTGCAATTGTCATCGAAGGATATTATGTTAATTACGTAATTAGAGTGCTTGTGATCATaatgtttttactttaaatattgtCTGTGTGAGAGTGACATGAAGATATAACGACATATCAAGCTTAAATACTTTAGGAATTAATTAATCCTGTTTTGGTTAATCATGATACGCCCCCCAAGAATTTATAGGGGGCGTATCGTATCATAAAGAGTGTACATCTGTACATGATATTGCATATCAGCTAAAACTTTCATATACtgctgtatgtttgtaggtatatGTCTTCACTTATCTTTCGAACTGCAATTAAAATCATATAAGGTGTAAAAATACATAGAATTTAAACCAAATTCATTCTTAGTTAAGATTATGAAATACAAAGTACTTAAAGTAAAATTTTCCGTCCACAATCGGATTTGTAagtcacaaaaatatacattccattttattataattttgaaaaaaagtcCAACATTAAATAGTCCATGTTACCTTGCTATATAATATAACTAGTCGAATAATGTATTTCAGTTTTACAAAGTTCTTTTGAagagcattttattttgttctagaaTCTCGTAATATTTCAGAAAGTATGTATATAGTGTAAAAGctttatgaatttattaatttgatgaAAACATCAAATACTAATTAGATGTGCGGTTACTGTGGTCAGCTAATATGTTATTTCAAAATCAAACTGTTTAaagttgttttgtatttttgaaaataagaaattacGTTGTAAATTATACCTATTTCTATCTTAATCTTTGGCTTTGTAAA is from Helicoverpa zea isolate HzStark_Cry1AcR chromosome 19, ilHelZeax1.1, whole genome shotgun sequence and encodes:
- the LOC124639694 gene encoding carboxypeptidase B-like is translated as METRHLLVLSAVLGLVAAGKHDIYARNSVHGVQLRNKADQEYIHQLEVQMDLDIWQEGVAGRRDAQVMVTPDKKTAFLKALDDKGIQHYVHLEDVAKAFTDYDDQVEMWRSMRKLRMIFQDYPRYADVDAYLEGVASQHPNIAKLVTAGKSFEGRDIKYLKISTTNFEDASKPVYILTTMIHAREWVTTPVALYSIYRLVENLRSQDQDLLRDIDWIIMPLVNPDGYEYTHTHERLWRKTRTKNVTNHETCVGVDGNRNFDMNFASLGVSNDPCHLTYPGPFPFSEAETRYIRDIFHEYLGRIQLFMDVHSFGNYVTFGYGDETLPQNAPQVLQVAAAMGAVIDTRKLPEADFYLIGNSATLMYVTSGCAQDYGTSIGIPFSYTLELPSYGYDFRVPPQYVDQINEETWHGIAISARLARVYYTARRNAQNNS